One window of the Leptospira ryugenii genome contains the following:
- a CDS encoding general secretion pathway protein GspK — MVPILILALGTASLFTASRYFQDAATEFQIARTQAQGFRAHMLAKAGFMGAVGALKKIPEEVLYQSGLAMDPPPIPLGGGVIYYTMSPEDGKINVNSLVKIYDDQPNQRSIEMMTRLFYQFGLKREMIFPLIDWIDENSTETGGGAESYYYTRLKPPRKIKNAPFYSLSEILGVKGFDRATVYESLKPKDFDKNNSKDFLTPEERALRSDKDYVLSNNITAYLPAGDSYDDRININTAPYFVLMSLSDFMTKQAAMKILKLKVQKGGYIKELKDLENEPEFQVKTTGDLTLYKELAGEGTDVSGGRIKTKGEVYKITGVGIIKDKITRRVSGLFDLTNNQMLYYTED; from the coding sequence ATGGTGCCCATCTTGATTTTAGCTTTGGGAACCGCATCGCTCTTCACCGCTTCTCGGTACTTCCAAGATGCCGCAACGGAATTCCAAATTGCAAGGACACAAGCCCAAGGCTTTCGGGCACATATGCTCGCAAAAGCTGGCTTTATGGGAGCTGTAGGTGCTCTTAAGAAAATCCCAGAAGAGGTCCTCTACCAATCAGGCCTAGCGATGGATCCACCTCCTATACCTCTCGGTGGTGGAGTGATTTACTATACAATGAGTCCTGAGGATGGAAAGATCAATGTAAATTCTCTTGTAAAGATCTATGATGACCAGCCAAACCAAAGATCCATCGAGATGATGACCCGCCTATTCTATCAGTTTGGTTTAAAACGTGAGATGATCTTTCCCTTAATCGATTGGATTGATGAGAATTCAACAGAGACTGGCGGAGGGGCCGAATCTTATTATTATACTAGGCTTAAGCCTCCGAGAAAAATCAAAAATGCGCCTTTCTACAGTCTGAGTGAAATTTTGGGAGTCAAAGGTTTTGACCGCGCCACAGTCTATGAATCACTTAAGCCTAAGGATTTTGATAAAAACAACTCAAAAGATTTTTTAACGCCTGAAGAGAGAGCACTTCGTTCCGATAAAGATTATGTACTATCAAATAATATCACTGCTTATCTACCTGCTGGTGACTCGTATGATGATCGTATAAATATTAATACCGCACCCTATTTTGTATTAATGTCTCTTTCAGATTTTATGACAAAGCAAGCTGCCATGAAGATACTGAAGCTAAAAGTCCAAAAAGGTGGCTATATCAAAGAATTGAAAGATTTGGAAAATGAACCTGAATTCCAAGTAAAAACTACAGGAGACCTAACTCTTTACAAAGAATTGGCAGGAGAGGGAACCGACGTATCAGGTGGACGTATTAAGACAAAAGGAGAAGTGTATAAAATTACTGGTGTGGGCATCATTAAAGATAAGATTACCAGAAGGGTGTCTGGATTATTTGATCTAACCAACAATCAGATGTTATATTATACGGAAGATTAA
- a CDS encoding prepilin-type N-terminal cleavage/methylation domain-containing protein, which yields MNKWIKTQILQNKHQEIVRLGFTLLEISIAMAMATFAMTYTYTMIADGLKYQKKGVQLANAVHLAKIKMAQVDSSTTMTSDTTKGPIPGFPGFEFVTEIKEEEMDLLKLAGGPDADKLRKKAPKDLLGDKDVGLSDLMKERGNKKSFETGGILKVFRIKVEISYPEGSKRETYTVETFRSTKY from the coding sequence ATGAACAAGTGGATCAAAACACAAATTCTTCAAAACAAACACCAAGAAATCGTTAGGTTAGGTTTTACCCTCCTAGAAATCTCAATTGCGATGGCGATGGCGACATTCGCTATGACTTACACCTATACTATGATAGCTGATGGCCTGAAATACCAAAAAAAAGGTGTGCAATTGGCAAATGCAGTTCACCTAGCAAAGATCAAGATGGCTCAAGTTGACTCCTCTACGACAATGACATCTGATACTACCAAAGGACCTATCCCGGGTTTTCCAGGCTTTGAATTTGTCACGGAAATCAAAGAAGAGGAGATGGATCTACTCAAACTTGCCGGTGGACCAGATGCAGACAAACTTCGCAAAAAAGCACCAAAAGATTTGTTAGGTGATAAGGATGTCGGTCTGAGTGATCTGATGAAGGAAAGGGGAAACAAAAAATCATTTGAGACTGGTGGTATTCTAAAGGTTTTCCGAATCAAAGTTGAGATATCCTATCCTGAAGGATCCAAGAGAGAGACCTATACAGTTGAAACATTTCGTTCTACAAAATATTAA
- a CDS encoding type II secretion system protein GspJ yields MRKGFTLVEISIVILLLGITMTAMFTVFYTSNSMAKKGRSEKGANRREILYAIENIRGSLARTYFIDNQRRVLFVGKAEGGGGEKNDRIVFCSSNPNSEEEEAASVREVSFFLRKMENPKRPDLFYLIRREDEMVDNFPTQGGIEHILLENVKSFQLKYSERGEKWVDDWNSRTTKKIPRLIRIEIVSLVGNTFLKYESLAHPVILHK; encoded by the coding sequence ATGCGCAAAGGTTTCACCTTAGTTGAGATTTCCATCGTCATCTTACTTCTTGGGATTACGATGACAGCGATGTTTACTGTATTTTATACCAGTAACTCGATGGCAAAAAAAGGAAGATCGGAAAAGGGTGCCAATCGTAGAGAAATTCTTTATGCAATTGAGAATATCCGTGGCTCCCTTGCCCGTACCTACTTCATCGACAACCAACGGAGGGTTTTGTTCGTTGGAAAGGCTGAGGGAGGGGGCGGTGAAAAAAACGATAGAATCGTGTTTTGTTCCTCAAATCCGAATTCGGAAGAAGAAGAGGCCGCTTCCGTACGCGAGGTTTCCTTTTTTTTGAGAAAAATGGAAAATCCAAAACGACCAGATCTTTTTTATCTCATTCGCCGAGAGGATGAGATGGTGGACAATTTTCCGACACAAGGTGGAATCGAACATATCCTCCTTGAAAATGTAAAGAGCTTTCAGTTAAAGTACTCAGAGCGAGGAGAAAAATGGGTGGATGATTGGAATTCTCGGACAACCAAAAAAATCCCCCGATTGATTCGCATTGAGATCGTTTCGTTAGTAGGTAATACGTTTTTAAAATATGAATCACTCGCGCATCCCGTTATTCTACATAAATAG
- a CDS encoding type II secretion system F family protein, whose amino-acid sequence MPLFTYVAFNKKGKEEKGIVDANNVQAARNKLKNKGLYVRSISEDREKEERELFPFLSQLLYRIPRKEVGLFCKMLGTLLGAGIPLDRCLSSITEQVDNLYLKKVIIAMRADITEGLSLSESMKKHPTVFPDQYPSLISVGESTGNYEDTLHRLAELEEKSAELKSKVQVAMIYPIIMGTLSLAVSVFLLVVVIPQIEQLFASFNATLPLITRIVIGLSYFITNYWLLILLAIVISSLFFMRWKNTEEGKKVWDRLLVRVPVIGPLLKKVLVSNFARNLSILLVNRVPLITSLHIVSDVVNHTIFKEEISAAIVKIKEGGKLSDSLQGSQILSQMVLGMISAGEASDQVPQMMTKLSEIYESEVDTAIKSLTQSLEPIMILVMGGIIFTIMAAIMTPMYKLTQEIQNM is encoded by the coding sequence ATGCCTCTGTTCACTTACGTTGCATTTAACAAAAAAGGAAAAGAAGAAAAAGGCATTGTTGATGCCAACAACGTACAAGCAGCAAGGAATAAACTAAAAAATAAAGGCCTCTATGTTCGGTCGATATCAGAAGACCGAGAAAAAGAGGAAAGAGAGCTTTTCCCATTTTTATCGCAATTGCTCTACCGTATCCCAAGGAAAGAAGTTGGCCTCTTTTGTAAAATGTTAGGAACCCTTCTTGGTGCAGGCATTCCCCTAGACAGATGCCTTTCATCGATTACAGAACAGGTTGATAATCTATACTTGAAAAAGGTTATCATTGCGATGCGTGCAGATATCACGGAAGGATTGTCCCTTTCTGAATCAATGAAAAAACATCCAACAGTATTTCCTGATCAATATCCATCTTTAATTTCGGTAGGAGAGTCAACAGGAAACTATGAAGATACATTGCATCGATTGGCCGAGTTGGAAGAAAAATCTGCTGAGCTGAAATCCAAGGTGCAAGTGGCGATGATTTATCCTATCATTATGGGAACACTATCTCTAGCTGTCTCTGTCTTTTTACTTGTTGTCGTCATCCCACAGATTGAACAACTTTTTGCTTCATTTAACGCGACTCTACCTTTGATTACGCGAATTGTTATTGGTTTGTCTTATTTTATTACCAATTACTGGTTGTTAATTCTCCTCGCTATTGTCATCAGTTCTTTGTTTTTTATGAGATGGAAAAATACTGAAGAAGGAAAAAAGGTTTGGGATCGCTTGCTTGTTCGTGTACCGGTAATCGGACCGCTTCTGAAGAAGGTTTTGGTTTCCAATTTTGCCCGAAACCTTTCTATCCTACTCGTCAATCGAGTTCCTCTCATTACATCTTTACATATTGTGTCAGATGTTGTTAACCATACCATTTTCAAAGAGGAAATTTCGGCAGCTATCGTCAAAATAAAAGAAGGGGGAAAACTTTCAGACTCCCTACAGGGTTCACAAATTCTCTCACAAATGGTTTTAGGTATGATTAGCGCAGGGGAAGCCTCTGATCAGGTTCCCCAGATGATGACAAAATTATCAGAAATTTATGAATCTGAAGTGGATACAGCAATAAAGTCTTTGACCCAGTCCTTAGAACCAATTATGATTTTGGTAATGGGTGGCATTATTTTTACCATCATGGCGGCGATTATGACGCCAATGTACAAACTCACACAAGAAATTCAAAATATGTAA
- the gspD gene encoding type II secretion system secretin GspD, translating to MNSLSGIKMTRSFLSIVLFLSLYLFTLPKYSEDKVKKSKNIANQEPVTFTADWRDTELKDFLMGMSAIIKKNILIDDSVKGRKVTIISQKRIKVEDAYPFMKSVLESQGFGLIEENDLIKVVKIKDALAKSPIVRIGKDLIAENEIGLNKTVTQIVPLEFANAMELEPILKRVTSPDTDIIIPKNQNAILLSGSSADINKLLKLIDNLDVKAEGPGAISSAGDIHIYTLEYNEAEKLAAILVKLDMPELPTPPPQANPGGPPPEGGEAPKISPPPQQPQQPVRPGGKQEKIKAVAHKESNSLIVTALPQEWEEIKKIIKVLDSPRKQVLLEVLIVELTSTDLNDFGIDWRYQQMAYGQFNTGLALQGGVIDKNGRPTNVNTLSGFSLGFIQRGGEQIIGILNANSTNENFNVLSAPQILTLDNQEAEINVGQDVPVRTQNRNAGLGGDNAVTVANFEYRPTGIKLKFTPHINKNNKITLDLYQEIKNVAGISSEATGGNPTFNKRDIKTTIVVDNIQTIVIGGLLSNDKQKKVQKIPILGEIPLIGNLFRRTTNQMRKTNLMVFLTPHILDDRDKSDRMTIQKKSEQERMSEEREKKLK from the coding sequence ATGAATTCATTATCCGGAATTAAAATGACACGCAGTTTTCTATCCATTGTCCTATTTCTTTCTCTCTATCTCTTTACTCTTCCGAAATATTCGGAAGATAAGGTTAAAAAATCAAAAAACATAGCAAACCAGGAGCCTGTTACCTTTACGGCCGATTGGCGGGATACTGAATTGAAAGATTTCCTCATGGGGATGAGTGCCATCATCAAAAAGAATATCTTAATCGATGATTCAGTCAAGGGACGGAAAGTTACGATCATCTCACAAAAGAGAATCAAAGTTGAAGACGCCTATCCTTTTATGAAGTCCGTCTTGGAATCCCAAGGCTTTGGTCTGATCGAAGAGAATGATCTCATCAAAGTTGTAAAAATCAAGGATGCACTTGCTAAATCGCCCATAGTTAGAATTGGGAAAGATCTAATTGCGGAAAATGAAATCGGATTAAATAAAACGGTCACACAGATTGTTCCTTTAGAATTTGCAAACGCTATGGAGCTGGAACCGATTTTGAAAAGGGTGACTTCCCCTGATACAGATATCATCATTCCTAAAAACCAGAACGCAATTTTGTTGTCTGGCTCATCTGCCGATATCAACAAACTACTAAAACTGATTGATAATTTAGATGTTAAAGCAGAAGGCCCTGGCGCGATATCTTCTGCTGGTGATATCCATATTTATACTTTAGAATATAATGAAGCAGAAAAATTAGCTGCCATATTGGTAAAGTTAGACATGCCTGAGCTTCCGACTCCGCCGCCGCAGGCGAATCCAGGCGGACCACCGCCAGAAGGTGGAGAAGCACCTAAAATATCTCCTCCGCCGCAACAGCCTCAACAACCCGTAAGGCCAGGCGGAAAACAAGAAAAGATTAAAGCTGTAGCACACAAAGAATCAAACTCTTTGATTGTAACAGCACTTCCACAAGAGTGGGAAGAGATCAAAAAAATCATCAAAGTATTAGATTCTCCCAGAAAACAAGTGTTGTTAGAGGTCTTGATTGTTGAATTAACCTCTACTGACTTAAATGACTTTGGAATTGATTGGCGCTACCAACAAATGGCCTACGGACAGTTTAACACGGGCTTGGCTTTGCAGGGTGGTGTGATCGACAAGAATGGTAGACCAACAAATGTTAACACACTCTCCGGATTCTCTCTTGGTTTTATCCAAAGAGGAGGGGAGCAGATTATCGGTATTTTAAATGCCAATTCAACCAATGAAAATTTCAATGTTTTGTCTGCTCCACAAATTCTTACCTTGGACAACCAAGAGGCAGAGATCAATGTTGGGCAAGATGTACCCGTGAGAACACAAAACCGAAATGCTGGTCTGGGTGGGGACAACGCAGTTACAGTCGCTAACTTTGAATACCGACCCACGGGTATAAAACTAAAATTCACTCCTCACATAAACAAAAACAATAAGATTACTTTAGATTTATACCAAGAGATTAAAAACGTAGCAGGGATTTCTTCAGAGGCAACAGGAGGAAACCCAACATTTAACAAACGCGATATCAAAACTACCATTGTCGTAGATAATATCCAAACCATTGTCATCGGTGGCTTATTATCCAATGATAAGCAAAAAAAAGTACAAAAAATTCCAATTTTAGGTGAGATTCCACTCATAGGAAATTTATTTCGTAGAACAACAAACCAAATGAGAAAGACAAACCTCATGGTTTTTTTAACACCGCATATTCTTGATGACCGAGATAAATCCGATCGAATGACGATCCAAAAGAAAAGTGAACAAGAAAGAATGTCTGAGGAACGAGAAAAGAAATTAAAATGA
- a CDS encoding prepilin-type N-terminal cleavage/methylation domain-containing protein: MTASRGQLRRFGKFRSGLTLIELVIVVAVIGVMMAFLAGLLRNLWVPTSEDVALKLSEAFKFGSEKAQLLNQTVVFKYDFEKAEYRFFLLKREEDGLVEEPILRKTSLPFYAKIVKVRDFAGKVQYKGELKLFFSPQGTTTDCFLYLGNESEIKKTMQLFRYSGRIKVYPGEFLYEDEANQLPKVSYGLDERDEQVDQNTNSSKQTPRNR, encoded by the coding sequence ATGACAGCCTCCAGAGGACAGCTACGGAGATTCGGCAAGTTTCGGTCTGGTTTAACCTTGATCGAGCTTGTCATCGTTGTGGCTGTCATTGGGGTAATGATGGCTTTTTTGGCGGGATTGTTGAGAAACCTATGGGTTCCAACGAGTGAAGATGTCGCTCTGAAATTGTCGGAAGCATTCAAGTTTGGTTCTGAAAAGGCACAGCTCCTGAACCAAACTGTAGTTTTCAAATATGATTTTGAAAAAGCCGAATATCGATTCTTTCTTCTGAAAAGAGAAGAGGATGGTCTTGTTGAAGAGCCCATTCTCAGAAAGACAAGTCTTCCATTTTATGCGAAGATCGTTAAGGTACGGGACTTTGCAGGAAAGGTTCAGTATAAAGGAGAGTTAAAGTTATTTTTTTCTCCGCAAGGAACCACGACTGACTGTTTTCTTTATCTGGGTAACGAAAGCGAAATCAAAAAAACGATGCAGTTGTTCCGCTATTCAGGACGGATCAAAGTGTATCCAGGGGAATTTCTTTACGAAGATGAAGCAAACCAGTTACCCAAAGTTTCTTATGGATTGGATGAAAGAGATGAACAAGTGGATCAAAACACAAATTCTTCAAAACAAACACCAAGAAATCGTTAG
- a CDS encoding type II secretion system protein GspG gives MKLKGNKRKWKEGLTLIELTVVILIIGSLMGILYAGFKNFGSGNDSQAKLKVQNDSRILEIKLREYFDKFSKYPSEEQGLRALVERPDDEDVAMDYEPLIKDKSVLKDPWGTPYQLKFDDNNNYQILTLGADKKDGGEGRNKDFNILDPEEYPTALK, from the coding sequence ATGAAGTTGAAAGGAAACAAAAGAAAGTGGAAAGAAGGACTCACGTTAATTGAGTTAACAGTGGTTATTTTGATCATTGGTTCACTCATGGGAATCCTTTATGCCGGGTTTAAAAACTTTGGAAGCGGAAATGATAGTCAGGCAAAATTAAAGGTTCAAAACGACAGCCGCATTCTTGAAATCAAATTGCGTGAGTATTTTGACAAGTTTTCAAAATATCCAAGCGAAGAACAAGGTTTGAGAGCTCTTGTAGAAAGACCTGATGATGAAGATGTTGCAATGGATTATGAGCCTTTGATTAAAGATAAGTCAGTGTTAAAGGATCCGTGGGGAACTCCCTACCAGCTTAAATTCGATGACAATAACAATTACCAGATTCTAACTTTGGGTGCTGACAAGAAAGATGGAGGAGAAGGACGAAATAAAGATTTTAATATCTTAGATCCAGAGGAGTATCCAACAGCACTCAAATAG
- the gspE gene encoding type II secretion system ATPase GspE — MRKSLGQSLLEDGILTAKDLEDLTKQQEKSNLPLTHIIQKKGLASEIDILKALSKLHKLEFLDKLEFVGDDTVFSKIPLRLIQRSKIVPFHIHKNKVKVATCDPNDLHPMDDIRAFLGGYEIEFVLCPEQEIMRIIHSQFDKTTAEAKEMMDEMDGSFDELSDAFESDALDLSNEAPIIKMVNVILSQAVSERASDIHIEPFEKTLIVRYRVDGILQKVLSPPKSYLAGISTRIKIMSNLNIAENRLPQDGRIKLRLAGKDVDIRVSIIPCQFGERIVMRLLNKTDQKYSINTMGFHESLLQKFKDLIYKPYGIILVTGPTGSGKSTTLYSALSEINTEERNIITCEDPVEYQIDGISQMQMSEKIGLTFAAGLRSILRQDPDVVMVGEIRDEETARIAIQASLTGHLVFSTLHTNDAASAVTRLADMGIEPYLITSTVLGFMAQRLVRVICKSCKESYKPTDKELSVLGIQRKELKNGVLYRGRGCSACLNSGYKGRTGIYELLILDDDVKKAVLQGADANRIKEIALKNGLQPLRDYGKQKVIEGVTTPEEVIRVA, encoded by the coding sequence ATGAGAAAGAGCTTAGGTCAAAGTTTACTCGAAGATGGTATTCTTACTGCAAAAGATCTAGAGGATTTAACCAAACAACAAGAAAAATCAAACCTCCCTCTCACCCACATTATCCAAAAAAAAGGATTAGCCTCCGAAATAGATATTTTGAAGGCCTTATCAAAGTTGCATAAATTAGAATTTCTCGACAAATTAGAGTTTGTTGGGGATGATACAGTTTTTTCAAAAATACCGCTTAGGCTCATCCAAAGGTCAAAAATTGTTCCTTTTCATATCCATAAAAATAAAGTAAAGGTTGCAACATGCGACCCAAATGACCTACATCCTATGGATGATATCCGAGCCTTTTTGGGCGGATACGAAATAGAATTCGTTCTTTGTCCAGAACAAGAGATCATGCGTATCATCCATTCGCAGTTTGACAAAACGACTGCAGAAGCGAAGGAGATGATGGATGAGATGGACGGCTCGTTTGACGAGCTTAGCGATGCGTTTGAGAGTGATGCATTAGATCTTTCCAACGAAGCTCCTATCATCAAAATGGTGAACGTCATTCTCTCTCAGGCTGTTTCAGAGCGAGCATCAGATATTCATATTGAACCCTTTGAAAAAACCTTAATTGTTCGATATCGTGTAGATGGTATTCTACAAAAGGTGCTCTCTCCGCCAAAATCATATTTGGCGGGAATTTCAACACGAATAAAAATCATGTCTAATTTGAATATCGCTGAGAACCGTTTGCCTCAGGACGGAAGAATCAAACTCAGACTTGCTGGTAAGGACGTTGACATTCGAGTCTCCATCATTCCTTGTCAGTTTGGTGAAAGGATAGTCATGAGGCTTTTAAATAAAACGGACCAAAAGTATTCTATTAACACAATGGGCTTTCATGAATCCCTTTTGCAAAAATTTAAAGACCTTATATATAAACCCTACGGAATTATCCTGGTAACAGGTCCTACAGGCTCTGGAAAATCTACTACACTCTATTCTGCCCTTTCCGAAATCAATACAGAAGAAAGAAACATCATCACTTGTGAGGATCCTGTTGAATACCAAATCGATGGAATTTCACAAATGCAGATGAGTGAAAAAATTGGACTCACCTTTGCCGCAGGTCTCCGCTCTATTCTCCGGCAAGATCCGGATGTTGTGATGGTTGGAGAAATTCGGGACGAGGAAACTGCAAGGATTGCAATCCAGGCATCCTTGACTGGACACTTAGTATTTTCTACTCTTCACACCAATGATGCAGCAAGTGCGGTCACACGTTTGGCGGATATGGGCATTGAACCTTATCTCATTACCTCCACAGTGCTTGGTTTTATGGCACAACGTTTGGTACGCGTGATTTGCAAATCATGCAAAGAATCCTATAAGCCTACAGACAAAGAGCTTTCTGTTCTGGGGATACAAAGGAAAGAATTAAAAAATGGAGTATTGTACCGCGGAAGAGGATGTTCGGCGTGTTTGAATTCTGGGTATAAAGGCAGAACGGGAATCTATGAACTTTTAATCCTGGACGATGATGTTAAGAAGGCTGTATTGCAAGGAGCTGATGCGAATCGAATTAAAGAAATCGCATTGAAAAATGGACTACAGCCTCTACGGGATTACGGAAAACAAAAAGTGATAGAAGGAGTGACCACACCAGAAGAGGTCATTAGAGTCGCTTAA